TCTTGGACAGTCGATTATGGGACTGGAGCGCGATCGATGAGGGTAACAAAGACTACACCAGCCCTTTcaagtaattatatatatatatatatatctagctaGCTAGATATATGaagtggatatatatatatatgacatacTAAttagatgcatatatatatttatttatctgaTTAATGCTGATTTAGTTAAGCTCTTTTCTACCCTGGTATTGTTGTTAAGAAGCTGGTCTTCCAGTCATTGGTATTGCAGATTAATAATTTGTTGCTGTATTAGGGTTTAGGATTTTGGTGGGCTGATGAGTAAGTCTTGCTCTCCAGCTTAATTAGTTCTTAATCAATGGGTCTGCTATACTGTTTATGAGAACTTGCTGCTTCgtttcaattaattaatgtcaACGTTTCAGGATTCAAATTAGGCTTCAAATTAACCAATATTTAATGGAGCCCTCTTCAACTTTGCTGATGAATCATATCAATATTTAAACACTCCACAACTAAACCTTTGGGTGCAGAAAACATAATTAGTACTTTAGTAAGCATATTTTTTACTCATTAATTAATCTGTcgaaaagtaattaaaaatccACAGGAAAACtgactgatatatatatatatatattaatttgtcTGGGTTTAAACTGGTAGTAGAGTGAGAATGATGATCGGGGCATGATTGATCCCAAAGAGACAAAATAAGGGTACCTCAGAGAGAGTGTTGGACCCATCATCAGAAAAGCCAACATTCACAAGAGACACCCAGAGAAGATCTTGTCCCATTTTTGCTTATTTAGTTGGCCTACCAGCCAAGCTAGCTAGGGACTAACTAACCCCCCGCAAGCCACCAATACCAGCAAGTGCCTTTTAATTTGTCACTGCATGTGTTGAATcatcaaattaaattacaaaaataatgatatCTAGGAAATTAACAGCACCTAGGAGGTAATGAAttaaatttacagtttttttttttaatttatgaatgattattaattatgagCACACATCAATCGTCTCTCTCTATATCTATAGATGCAGCTACATTCTCCTTGGGATCTGAGCTAGACGTGGGAGTTAAAGCCTAAGACTTCTAGGATGTCATTATTGTTGGCTTATATCATAAATTACTAGACTTTAATATAAAGTACCTATATATAAGTGTGAAATTCAATTGTTCAAatagaatatatacatatatatatatatgtatgtataaagagagagaaatgactTCTGGTTACAAACATGGAGATTTTCTTTACTATCAGTGGATAATTAATGTTTAGAATTTCTTATATAATTCTGGGTGATCTTTACCCTTCAAGTACTAATTACATTAATTCTCTTCTAATTGTTTTCTATGCTGTTGGCATGCAACTGGAATCAATTGCCATCTTCAGCATCCAATGcagctatatacatatatgtgtgtgtgtgtgtagatgTTTGCCTCTGAATTCATGTTGCAGTTTGCTTATTGATCTCAAAAACTACAAATAAAGACACTAATAGTTGACTGTATATAGTTAATCATACATCACTAAAACCCTAATCACACTTACGTACTTAAACTGCGTATGATGATTTATGCTCCATTGAACGTGCATGTcaaattgcttcttttttttttattgctataTTTTTATGGTTGGACCTATCACTTCACTATCTCCTAATAGTATTGTAAGTTGTATCGAGGTGTATTGAGtctcaaaatatattaatttatgataACATATAATGTATTATACgaaattaaagaaatcaaaaataatCAATCTACATCTAAATCTTTAGGACCATTTAGGAGCGGATACATGATCATGTTACAAAAGTCCCAAACAGTCACATCGGGTGGTTTCAATGACAAGAGTAGATGATGGATATGCCTgagatttcaaatttaaaatttcctGAAGacattatatgaaaattaaaccataatttACGTAGAAGTGAATTAGGGTGAGACCCACCTCCCCTAAGAATAGTGGAGCGCAAGTTTTGACACTtgggttataaaaaaaaaatcttaaacagTCAAATATAATCCTAAGAAAACACACCTTGTTAATTATAGAAGTATGTAGTGCACCAACAACTAACATCTACCTTTTAATTGTTTAGAAATGAGATTCTAACGAGATACTCCAATTGAAGTGCAACATAATAATCCATGAgttttttctataaaaacaaataaataaaatttgaataactaattacaaatacatatatgtacCTCGTCGACATATGCAGAATTGTCGCTTAACATAATACTTATTTCAATACCTTAGGATAGTGCAGGCAGTCTGCTACCCCTGTCAAGAGTTTGAAATATCACAAGGTCATAGGTTTGACTCAGTCTCCGTGCGAGACTATATAATCGCATGTGTCTATCCGAGGGGTTAAACCCCGAGTCTCAGGTTGTGATGAAATTATCTATACACTTACATCAGATCTAAATATACTGtgagttttataaaaaagtagaatagttCGGACTGAAAGCCATCTGTATATTAGAGAACCCTCGAATTTTTTCacgttataaaaaaaaataatatttatttctccatttttgttccttttaaatgaagtttttgaaatttttgtaggTTATGTGTACATCAACATCTATACTGTTATATAAGCAAACACCCATTGTTGCTGGtatgaaatattattaataaaatattttttaaaaatactcactatgtatattaattaaaaaataaaaattaactacactaataaaatttaaactcataatcctaaatagtaattaatttctcaaacaaCTTTACATCTATACTAATGATCATTTTGTTGTAAGGCTCGGGGTACGCCCTAACTTCAAGCGATGAACGTTCTTCTAATTAATTTCaatgaaattcttatttataaaaaaaataattacataatcaaAGAATTAAGTATGTCCGGAAGAACCTAAATTAGAAGAATAGTAACTATTAAATGGGTTTGAAATTTCAATATTAGCTTCTAATTTTCCAAGTTGATTATTGCTATATTCCTAAAcctaattttgtaatttaaacttctcaaatatatatatacataatcgTGGAATTCAAGTAACTAACAGAATTTGTAATTAGTATAAATTTTGCAATAACCTTAAGGTTGCGTTTGGATggaataattttaaatgatatCATTCTAAATTCAGAATTTACAATGCTTGTatttcaaattctattaattatttgaaatgacattattgtacatatacatatttttcatatatatatgtatatgtatatgtatacttattatatatatgtatctatacCTATCATATACATGTTTCTTTACATATACCCacgtatatttatatatgtatatacatacaaaagCACATATGTTTATATAGATGTATATTATTACATTTTTCCAaacaatgaatttgagattcGAAATCTCATATCATAAAGATATAAGAGTCTGATTCAATTTATAACATGTCGGAGAGCCTAATTCGATTTAGAAGTTTTATTTACTCTAATCTTCGTTCATAAATATATGAACACAattcttttaattataatttttcaaaaaaaaaataataagaaacaTCTAATGTGACCCATAGACATAAACGTTCGTAAATTTTGTCTTGTATGTGCCCGACACTGTTTCAATTCTTTTTCCGCTTGATTTGTTCCTTAACTTTTAATCCTACATTCAGTGTAAATTAGTTTCTAATTTTGCAACCTAAAAAAACCAAAGAGTTTCTAAGTTGGTGGAATGGTTAAAGTTGGAATTAGCTAATTGGGTTTAATTTGGGTTGGGGATAAGATAAAGCCCAAACATTTTGTTTTAAGCAAGAATTCAAACTTGGGCTCAAGTTCCtaaagcccaagcccatttcCATTTTAACTACCTATTTCGGGTTGAGTTCCCATATGTGAACTCAATTGGGTTCTTGCTATTTGGGTTTTCATTTACAATACGAGtataaactaacaaaattataattctgTAAGTAGCATAAACCCTAGGGGTCCTTTTTGTAGAATAATcgattaaaaattgaaatactaaactcaaaaaatcgaaccaaatatcaaattctttaaaatcaaaactaaaccGAACCAAgtttaataaaacaaaaatccaaactaaattaatcaaaattagtCGGTTCAATTTGGTTCGGCTATCTTGTCTCATACCCATGGCGACACCACTAGATCTGAAGTATCTACAGAGTCTCTTTTCTTATTATCTAaagtcaaaaatcaaaaatcaaacagtatttttagttttaatttacaTGTTTTCTGACAGTTAAGACAGCAAGAATCAAAGTTCAGTTCCCATTCTTGGGACTGAAACTGAAGACAAAAGTATGAAAACGAACAAGTGAAAACTGACTACAAAATCAAACGACCTCTAAGATTTGGCTTGTGAAATTCAGCTGAATATTGCCATCAAACCCTGCATGAAGCTTCTTTCTCTCCTTTGACAAGTACAAACGATAATGGAATGGCAATGTGAGAGCAAGAAGTGCACCAAACAACAAGAGGACGACGAAGTACATTACATACCTCAAGCAATATGCTCTGCAAGACTCAGAATCTTCACATGTTTTTTCTTCCTCAGCTCATGGGGAACAGGCCCAAATACTCTAGTTCCAATCGGTTCGCCTTGCTTGTTGACAAGTACTGCAGCGTTGTCATCAAACTTAACCTCGCTGCCATCACAACGGCCCCGCTGCATCGCAGCACGCACAACAACAGCATAAACAACGTCGCCTTTTTTCACTTTGCCGCCTGGTTGGGATTCCTTGACTGATGCAACAATCATGTCGCCTAACCTCGCTCCCTTCTTCCCCTTCAATGCTTGTATGCACATTATGCGCTTGGCCCCCGAATTGTCCACCACTTTGAGGTTGGTCCTCATCTGTATGAAAGTCCTTTGCTGCTGCGGGAATGCAATTGGAAAATATCTCAAGTATTACAGACCAAATTAACTCATAACAAATCGGTTTTGAACTGCTTTGTcaatttcacataaaaatatgATGTTCTAAGATAATTCAGTTCACATCCTTTTAAGTGAAAATGACTAGTCTGACTCTGAAGCTTGATAAGTGGCATTCAGATTCGGTTCTATTGTGATTTCAGCATAATAGTTGTGTTACTGACTTCATCTGAAACATACAAGGAAATGTGGCAAGCATATCaatcattcatttaaaatttaattgtgtaaACATTCAAAACAAAACATGGGTATCTGCAAATGCTGTCCACCGCTTAAAACGTCCAACTCAAAATAAAGCTAGAAAGGAGCATGCTTTGTTGGAAAAGATTCTCTAATCCTTCATTGACCAGGCAAGGTAAGCCCAGGGTCAAGATAGTCTGAATTTTATCATGAAATCTTTGCTCAGCAGTAACAATTTAAGA
This window of the Diospyros lotus cultivar Yz01 chromosome 5, ASM1463336v1, whole genome shotgun sequence genome carries:
- the LOC127801157 gene encoding 50S ribosomal protein HLP, mitochondrial isoform X2 — translated: MAFAAFASKSSRGARSLLSSLNSYTIGLQRPSQEITCSSILSQQRTFIQMRTNLKVVDNSGAKRIMCIQALKGKKGARLGDMIVASVKESQPGGKVKKGDVVYAVVVRAAMQRGRCDGSEVKFDDNAAVLVNKQGEPIGTRVFGPVPHELRKKKHVKILSLAEHIA
- the LOC127801157 gene encoding 50S ribosomal protein HLP, mitochondrial isoform X1; amino-acid sequence: MAFAAFASKSSRGARSLLSSLNSYTIGLQRPSQEITCSSILSQQQRTFIQMRTNLKVVDNSGAKRIMCIQALKGKKGARLGDMIVASVKESQPGGKVKKGDVVYAVVVRAAMQRGRCDGSEVKFDDNAAVLVNKQGEPIGTRVFGPVPHELRKKKHVKILSLAEHIA